The sequence GATGCAGATTTTAACACAAAATTCCTTGAGAAGTATGATTTAACAGAGAAAAAGTAATACTTATGAACAGATGATAGGAAAGGAGCTGTTTACATGTCTGAAAATCAATTAATTGGCATGGCAGAGCACTCAACAAGTCTTGGCAGGGTAGAAATTGCTCCCGAAGTGATTGAGGTTATTGCTGGAATTGCGGCATCAGAGGTCGATGGTGTTTCATCAATGCGCGGAAACTTTGCGACTGGTGTTGCCGAAAAACTTGGCAGAAAATCACATGGAAAAGGGATTAAAGTTGAGCTTGGAGAAGAAGGGATTTTGATTGATGTTTATGTCGTCATGCTTTTTGGAGTTTCCATTCCAGACGTGGCCAAAAGAATTCAAGATAACATTCGTCAAGCTTTACTGAATATGACTGCTCTTGATGTGAGCGAAATTAATATTCATGTTGTTGGTGTACAGTTCGAACAGAAAGCCGAAGAGGAAGACCTAGCATTTTAATTAAAAATATAACGATGTTTAAGCCTTGGGGAGTAGCAATCTCCTTGGCTTTTTTTTATATTATTAAAAATCGTGTCATTTTATGGTATCATCTTTCTATACTGTTGAAAGGAAGTTAGTGAATGAAAAGAAGAACAGCAAGAGAAA is a genomic window of Bacillus sp. (in: firmicutes) containing:
- a CDS encoding Asp23/Gls24 family envelope stress response protein, with the translated sequence MSENQLIGMAEHSTSLGRVEIAPEVIEVIAGIAASEVDGVSSMRGNFATGVAEKLGRKSHGKGIKVELGEEGILIDVYVVMLFGVSIPDVAKRIQDNIRQALLNMTALDVSEINIHVVGVQFEQKAEEEDLAF